The DNA sequence TCAATGCATAACACAGTAAGAAATTGATGTATGCAGAAACATCCCTTACAATAATTAACAAGTCCAAGATCAACAACTTGTTGATTGAATTTTAAGGGTATTAAAGCAATCAACAGGATCTAGAGATAGCATGCTTCTGACATTTATTGGATATTATTACCTTGATATACACTAGACAGTTTTAGAATTCTTACAATCAAAATCCAACATAGTGTTGGATACATTATATTGTATTTCATGATCTCAAAGCTTCATTCATTTGAAACTAAGGTAGATTATTTCGGCTGCTTGAAACCTTCACTTGCCATGGAGGAGTCAGCGCCTTTATTATGAAGTCTTTCATATTCCAACCTATCTGCAATGGTGTATCTTCTAGCTAGTTTCAAGCAAACAATTCCTGCAAATATCAGAATTGAGGAAAGGATCCAACTGAATTGTAAATTGGCTAATGCTCTCGCCCGAAAATCAGCCTCTTTGGTGCCACAAGTAACTGCTCCTAGCATATGATTTTCATTGGCCATTGGCAAATTCATTACACATCCTTTAGGAACAAGTTCAGGAACCCACAGATTAAACCCCATGTTTATAAACCAACACCCTTGGAAGATTACTGATATAGAAAGTACAAGTGCCGAGGTGAAACTGTTGGGGAAAGTAGTTGCAGCCAGAGATGCTACGAACGAGACTAGTACTATGAGCTGCAGCAACCAATGGTAATGGCCTTCAAGTCCAACATGGTCTGTGGAATGAAAGTGGAGTAGGAAGAGTTCTTGGCTAAACACTGAGGATGCAAAGATTCCAACAAAGCCAGAGAAGAGGTCAAGCGAATCGGTTAACTCTGTAGAGAGCGCGAAACCAGCAAACAAAGCTAGGTGTATGAACATGGTTGCATGCTCAAAGTTATCAAGCTTAAATGCATAGTGAAAATGAGGGAAGTCCAAAACTTGCATAAAAATTGCAAGGATGGAAAAGGCCAAAAGGGAAACAAGTTGCAAGTGCTTAAGTCTACTAGAATACTGAGGTGTGTTAAGTTGGTACCAGAATCTTGCAGTGAAGTTAGAAGGGCCCTTCAAAAGGTAAGATTTGATGGTGTTTATGGTATGCCATAGGCCAAGAAGGGCAAGTGCTAACCCTGGAACTATGTGTCCTACAAAAGAACCCATACCAAAGTTTTTTCCTTGAGAAGATAACCAGTCTTTGAGGTTGGTTTCTTCATTTAAATATATGAAGCTTTTGCAAACATTGATGCTTTCACGAAACATAGTGCTCTTTATATGATGTATGATTAGTCCAAAATTTGACTCAGTGCATGGTGCATGTGTTTCCacaaacagaaaaagaaaaaactgtTCTGAGCAACTTCATGAAAGAAGATTCTTAGAAGTCTCACGTCACTTCAGGATATAGCCATTATGCAATTCTAACTCCCTGTGGTAGCTTTTGGATTTGAGTTAGACTCACTCAATTATTATATAGTATAAAAATTTATGCTGTTTTATTACTAAGATAACTTAGAGGGTTGTGTTAGGCACAATTAATTCTAATAAAGATGAAAATGGGGACAACACTTCCATCAGAAATTAAAGTAACCTTCCAAGTAAAGGTTCAAGATATAGTGTTTTCTTCGAAAAATTTGATGGACTCAAAATGGAAATCCGCATCAGAGTTGAGAAGATAAGATGTAACTCCactataaaaggaaaaaaacaaGCCATATAACATCAATAACTGATGCAGGGTTCCATTTGGTAGTGAAACTGAAAACGTGGTTGGCTTTTTGCATTGAAGCATGCGAAGCTATAAGTGTCCCTTGGAGGAGTGGAGAGTGAACCTTGTCCAATAAATTCATGTGGCTTAAGATGTTCCCACTCACTCACTCAGTAAAGAAATTGGCTCACCATTACATCAGAATTCaggtaaaaaaaattgtgtatgACAGCAAAAGTGGGAAGATTCTATGAATATTATTTTATCACTATAGTGATGTGAATAAGATAAGTTGATTTGTATTATTGATCATTATGGTATGTGTATTGtgtggtccattctgaaaagtTCTCACTTTAGAGACCAATAAAATGATATATCATATTGCAGACTTCTAAAAGATTACAAAGAACAATCAGATTAGGAATAAATACAAGTGTGATCTCCTTTGAACATTTGAAGAAATGCAAAACTAATTCTGTTAAATTAACAACACCACTATGATAGTATGATGTACAGCTGTAGAAATAGTAAACCTTTAAACATGGATGAAGCCCTCTCTATAGTAGTTTTGAGAATTCTAAAagaactaaaaaataaataataaataaataaaactgaGTGGGATcagctacatgaatcaaacgataTCTTTGTATTctatcatgtatcatgtctataGTAAAACTATTTACCCATAATTCTCCCTTGACTACCTCGTGTACGGTCTTTTTGGATCTTCCTTTACCTTTTGCCACCTGTCTATCTTCTATTTGATCTACCCTCCTAATTTGGCATGGCAATATAAGTCAACCAAATTACCAATACCATGTTGGTCAAGCAACATGCAAGCTTGTCCGTTTTCAATGGTCTTGAATTTGAGTCTTGGGatgaaaaaaacacaaaatggtTACAATTTCTTGAACCATATTAGTAGAATTTTTGGTAATGATAGGGTTAACCAAGGGGGTCATCCTCCTTTAAATTGAAATTGTAGTTTTCACTCTTGAACAACCAAAAATGTTTGGACAAAACTACCCTGGCCAATGAATGGTTGACAAAGATTCATAATAAGGCTgagaaaagaaaactaccttgGCCAATgaaggatatacagaaatggcATAAACAAAAGGTAGATTGAGATTCAGCAGGCACTTCCACTTCCTTCTATATAGATATACAATATAATCTTTCAAAAGCTTATCTTTAGATGTTGTGCTGCAACCTATAATGAGAAACTTACGTGCgttaatcaaataaataaaaaagcaaCAAAGTCAGTATCCTCTTTAGAAAGTGGTGAATTAGGCCATATCCTTTACGTGCAAacttaaataaatagaaggCCAATCAAAGTGAAatcacttatatatatatatatatatatatatatatatatatatatgtcagGACAAATAAAAATGAAGAGTTCCAAagggagaaaaaaaataaaaaaaggtgGTTTCATGGTCTGTCTTTTTGGATAATCAAACATGAGTTATTTTATAGAATTATAGATATAGGATTCCTGCTGCatctaaaaaatattcataaaaaaaaagtcaaaactGAAAGTCTACTTTGCAAAATAGCAAAGATTGAAATCATTAGCATAACATAAATATCAGGAAAGATTAAGCTAAGGCTACAGATTATTTAAGGGAACGATTTTTCATTAGAAAAGTAACAAACATTTTCGTCACTTTTTTCCACCAACTTAACAAATTTTCTATGTCATTTATGCACTAAACAAGGCCGAATTCAATCATCAGCTATACATCACAAAACtgaaagaaaattattaaaaaaattataataatctTACAACAAAAGAAATGAGCAAAATAACATTATACTTTCCCAAGAACTGCATTAAAACTTGTTCATATGCGGTACAGGCACATTTTTGTCCCATACATAATGCATCTTGTAGAAGCCAAGAATTCCAAGAGACTTACATCCACCAACCTTCAAAGATAGGAGTTCCCGCACGAGTTCCCTCTGTGTAAATGATTTTCTTCTTGAACACCGATATTTTCACATTCAACTTCGAGCCAATGAGCACCAACAAAAGGTTATTGATCATCATTTCCCACTACTTCTTCAACATTCTCCATTGCCTCAATCACACACAGGTAGGTGCTGTCATCAGGGGTAATGCCTTTACTTACCATTTCTCTGAGGAGCTCTTCAGCAtgctctccttctctctttctGCATAAGCCTTGTATAAGAGCATTGTAAGTAAGAAGTGTAGGATTAAATCCTGTGGTCAACATTTCATCACGAACTCGAAAAGCATCCTTCATATCGCCCTTTTTACTGTATCCACTAATGAGTGTATTGTAACTAATATGATCAGGTTTGATCCCCTTTCttttcatctcatcaagaagtTCGCGAGCTTCTTCCACCTTCCCCTCTCTGCAGTATCCTTGCATCAGGGTATTATAAGTGACTTCATCCGGTAGAACCTTCATCCGGTCCATCTCTTTTAAGAGTTCAAATGCGCGACTGATGTTACCATTTGCGCAGTGACCACTAATCAATGCATTAAACATTATGATATCTGGCAACAGACCTTCTTGTTGAATCCTGTTAAACAAGTTATCTGCCTCTACCATTCTGTCCCTTTTACCCAGAACATATATAAGCGATGTGTAAGTTGCCAGCGTTGGCCGAATCCTTTCCCTCTCCATTTCATCGTAAAGCTCAAAGGCTTTCTTTGCATCCCCACATCTGCAATACCCATTAATCAATATGTTATATGTAACAGCATCCAAATTCATCCCCTTTTCTTGCATCTCTTTGATCATATCATCAGCTTCCCCTGTCCTCCCTTCCATAAACAGTGCATGAATAAACACATTGTAGGTTACCATAGATGGCACTATGCCTTTGCTTATCATCTCATCCCTGTACGCAAAAGCCTTACCCAGGTCCCCTTTGTTGCAGTAAGCATCAATCAATGCATTATATGTCACTGCATTGGGAATCAAGCCAAACTCCAACATGTTACCAAGTATTGCAGATGCCTCTTCAAGCATTCCTGCCTTACACAACCCGCTAATGAAAGAGTTATAAGTGTAAGCATCCGGCGCAAGACCTTTACCCTTCATCGTTTCAAAGATCAAGCTTGCCCCTTTGAGTCTCCCTCTCGAACAGTAAGCATGGATCATGGTGTTATAAGTAACAACACTGGGCTTGACACCAAGAGCATCCATTTGGTCAATGAACTCTTTTGCCTTGCTCAACTTCCCTTCTTTACACAACACATTGATCATTATGTTAAAAGTGTAGACACTGGACTTAATCTTCATCCTGAACATCTCAGCATAAAGAACCCAAGCCATCTGAGTCCTATTCAATTTCAAGAACAAACTCAGCATCTGGTTACAAGTTTCAACTTTGGGAACAACCCCTTTTCCTTTCATCAAGGAGAAACACTCCATGGCCTCATTGGGCTTCTTGAGCTCACAATAAGCCTTGATCATAAGATCAAAGACAATGGTACTACTAGTCTTGGCACTGAAGTGATCATGGGCAAGTGATAGCTCATTGAAAATGTCCTGGGTGGGGGAAATGGAAGAGTGAATGAGGTGCTTGAAGTGGTCAATGGCGGGTTTTGGGGAGGAGAGGCGAGAGAGGATGCAGAGGGAGAGGCAATGGGTGGTGAGGTCAAGGGAGGGAAGGTGGTGGTGGCGGAGGAGGAGGGTGAGGAGGTGGTGGACGAGGTGGGGGGAGTGGTGGAGGGCGGTGAGGGTGGAAGAAAGGAGGGAAGGGGTGAGGTTGGGGGCGAGGTGTTCGACGAAATGCCACTGAGAGGATTGGATTGAATGGAGGAGGGTGGCTTCGGAGATCGGTGTTTGGGGTTCGGAGAGAGTAGAGAAATGGGGAGCAGGGGTGGTTCCTCTGTGTTTGAAGTTGGAAGGTTTGACTTTGAAGACTCTGAGAAACTTCATAGCCACAGAGAGTGATTGAGAGAGAAGGCACAGCCGCCACAAAGCGCAGGAAGAAACCTTTGAATATTGAATGTATCGGATCTTCTCCAGTTATAGTTTaacttttggatttttttaaactcaattacaattaattattaatgtaaattatatattaaaaatttaaaatataaaatatatattaaaaaattaaataatatatatttatatacaatatATAATGATTAATAATAGTATAATACACAATAATCgttcaccaaaaaaaaatacacaatataatttatttgtaaaatttaaaaactaattattttagtaatttgtgtttattttattttataattaattttcatacacattacttaaaaaattatttaaacacattaatttaattagatcaCATGGacaacttttttaaaaatatcaaacaatcaatttttttaaccaaCTCTAATCAAATcgaatttatttctttttacattcttcttctttcttctcctctttttctttctcctatCTTATTATTGTCGTTGTCATCATTATTATTAGGAGACTACTTTAataaagacattaaaaatatctttttttttaaatacgtTTTACATgtgttatattattattggaCATCTTTATTAAACcgattaataatttattttttaataaatcagaaCAAAATCGGTTTATTATAGCAATAATAATAAACCCAATTATTtgcattataattattagaccCGATTTGATTCGATCGAATTACACAATCTAAACcgaatatctttaaattttttgataaaaagacaaatatatccctattttttttgttttgcgGGCATTTAAATccctaaaaatttaaaaatacaattaaatttctaaaaaaaaagttagatttattgttattgttataaaaaaaatcggTTTCATTGTAATCtgttaagaaattaaaaaatgatcCGTTAATTAATACGTCCAATAATAATGCGACACGTCTGTATCTTTACAAAAAGACGTTTTAAGCGTCTTTATGGAACATCCCCTTATTATTATCATCTCCTCTTCTTTCACATTttcctcctctttcttttccTCCTTCATCATCATTACCATCAGTATCatcctcctcatcatcatcatccttgtttttataattttcttatttcattATCTCgtaattcttatttttttcacctttaagaagaatgaaaaaaataaaaaaattatgcaaccttatgttttactttttattttttttttacaataaacacaaaattttaaaggaaaaacataCTTTATAATAAAAACACAAATTTtacaccaaaaaaataaaaagtaaaaaaattgtAGCATTCTGTTTTATGTGTTgtagttaaaaaatttttggtgttacaTTTTTCtgtcttatattttttttcaaacaactcctcttcctcttttttttttatataatttttattgttttacttttaaaaaaaaataaaaaccaaaaaagagagagagaaaaaagaaagaattatgCAACTTTTAGTTTATTCTTTTCTACAATAAaagcaaaaaattttaaaagaaaaacacgTAACCTTAtaaataaaaacatagaaatcctgtatgaaaaaaaaagaagactaAAAAGAAGCAAAATAAATATAGTAACAAGTCcaaaacttttaaatattttagtgtcaaaattaaaaaattttgtattaaaGTTAAGAAATTTCGGTGCTATATTTCACGGCGAAAAAAAATGTGTGATTTCACGTGTATGTCTATAAATGGTTTTTGTTggatttaatataatttaattaaatttgattgataaaaatatttaaatgtgTAATATGACTCAAATTTTTTATGGCATCAAACTTAAACtcaaatgaaaaataataaacatataaCCAAAATTTAATACAATTGGATAAatttgtttctattttctttattcgAATAAAACGCCCTTGacccttttcttttgtttttttttttttcaaaaacaacatgATCTTACTCTGAGCTAATGCTTTCGGAGTTGGAAAACTCACCAGGAAGATTTTTCTTCTTGATTATCATTTATATAAccagaaaaaaagaaaaggaaaagaaaaacatttGAGCGATTTCCTTACTAGCATTTTCTGTATTTAAAGTGGAGTGCAATctaatttgatttttctttccAGAGGAAACAAATGGTGAATTTTATTTCCGGTAATCAACATGTCAAATCCAGGAATTGTAGAGACTACTTCTCTTATATCATGCTTTCTGAA is a window from the Arachis stenosperma cultivar V10309 chromosome 3, arast.V10309.gnm1.PFL2, whole genome shotgun sequence genome containing:
- the LOC130967696 gene encoding pentatricopeptide repeat-containing protein At2g15630, mitochondrial, with the translated sequence MKFLRVFKVKPSNFKHRGTTPAPHFSTLSEPQTPISEATLLHSIQSSQWHFVEHLAPNLTPSLLSSTLTALHHSPHLVHHLLTLLLRHHHLPSLDLTTHCLSLCILSRLSSPKPAIDHFKHLIHSSISPTQDIFNELSLAHDHFSAKTSSTIVFDLMIKAYCELKKPNEAMECFSLMKGKGVVPKVETCNQMLSLFLKLNRTQMAWVLYAEMFRMKIKSSVYTFNIMINVLCKEGKLSKAKEFIDQMDALGVKPSVVTYNTMIHAYCSRGRLKGASLIFETMKGKGLAPDAYTYNSFISGLCKAGMLEEASAILGNMLEFGLIPNAVTYNALIDAYCNKGDLGKAFAYRDEMISKGIVPSMVTYNVFIHALFMEGRTGEADDMIKEMQEKGMNLDAVTYNILINGYCRCGDAKKAFELYDEMERERIRPTLATYTSLIYVLGKRDRMVEADNLFNRIQQEGLLPDIIMFNALISGHCANGNISRAFELLKEMDRMKVLPDEVTYNTLMQGYCREGKVEEARELLDEMKRKGIKPDHISYNTLISGYSKKGDMKDAFRVRDEMLTTGFNPTLLTYNALIQGLCRKREGEHAEELLREMVSKGITPDDSTYLCVIEAMENVEEVVGNDDQ
- the LOC130967699 gene encoding uncharacterized protein LOC130967699; translation: MFRESINVCKSFIYLNEETNLKDWLSSQGKNFGMGSFVGHIVPGLALALLGLWHTINTIKSYLLKGPSNFTARFWYQLNTPQYSSRLKHLQLVSLLAFSILAIFMQVLDFPHFHYAFKLDNFEHATMFIHLALFAGFALSTELTDSLDLFSGFVGIFASSVFSQELFLLHFHSTDHVGLEGHYHWLLQLIVLVSFVASLAATTFPNSFTSALVLSISVIFQGCWFINMGFNLWVPELVPKGCVMNLPMANENHMLGAVTCGTKEADFRARALANLQFSWILSSILIFAGIVCLKLARRYTIADRLEYERLHNKGADSSMASEGFKQPK